The following are encoded in a window of Thermococcus sp. MV5 genomic DNA:
- a CDS encoding aldehyde ferredoxin oxidoreductase family protein yields the protein MEEGYMSIHIEGGYAGKTLWVDLSKNKILTKDLDPELAVKYIGGRGFVAKLLFDLVDPERDPLDPQNPLVFATGPLSGIAPASGRFTVGARSPATGIHGDSNSGGDFAMELKHAGYDFIVITGKAQEPVYLSIQDDNVEIKSAKDMWGLTTHETFDHLREKEEDRNIKAVAIGPAGENLVATAAIIETESRAAARAGMGAVMGSKNLKAISVRGTKDIKLADYEAWKEAFEELLQVFLDDPMTSQVGRLLGSNFLHRVHSAHGTLIIENGHRGYATEEELEKVSAETILKYHVKGRSCFLCPIACTRSIYMESEKYGLIKGRGPEYYSIQSLTYRAGGWDTEAGIYLNKLCDAYGIDATTLPSNIAFAIDLYENGIITKEQVGGLELTWGNFEAIEEIIKSVAYRKGKIGELFAKSTKELIKEFGPESEWYALEVKGLTMPSNDPRAGNVYNMRYAIATRGADHLRVSVLSSGRSLKWDELPEDEAMRVFVHFETYVTLVNLFEVCNWAYSSYTSTPEIAEVKEKGMFKIYNAATGLNLTPEDFAKAAHRTILTERAENVRYGLRREHDYLPRRVFEEPLPINEKGDTKIFPREKFEKLLDAYYALRGLDPKTTAPKPQILKELEVHEIEEDLRKRGLIKGGEE from the coding sequence ATGGAGGAAGGTTATATGAGTATACATATTGAAGGTGGATATGCAGGAAAGACCCTTTGGGTCGACTTATCTAAGAACAAAATTCTAACAAAAGATCTTGATCCTGAACTTGCTGTAAAGTACATTGGTGGGCGTGGATTTGTTGCAAAACTTCTTTTTGACCTTGTAGATCCTGAGAGAGATCCTTTAGATCCCCAAAACCCCTTAGTATTTGCTACTGGGCCTCTATCGGGAATAGCCCCTGCTTCGGGTAGATTCACCGTTGGAGCCAGATCTCCAGCCACTGGAATTCATGGAGATTCTAATTCTGGTGGAGATTTTGCCATGGAACTAAAACATGCCGGTTATGACTTCATAGTAATTACTGGTAAAGCTCAAGAACCCGTTTATCTCTCCATCCAAGACGACAATGTTGAGATTAAAAGTGCCAAAGACATGTGGGGTTTGACTACCCACGAAACCTTTGACCATCTTAGAGAAAAAGAAGAGGATCGAAATATAAAGGCCGTGGCAATAGGGCCCGCAGGAGAAAATTTAGTTGCAACTGCGGCCATAATAGAAACCGAAAGCCGCGCAGCTGCAAGAGCTGGAATGGGTGCTGTAATGGGCTCCAAGAATCTAAAAGCTATCTCTGTGCGTGGTACAAAAGACATTAAATTAGCAGATTATGAAGCTTGGAAAGAAGCATTTGAAGAACTGTTGCAGGTATTTCTAGATGATCCCATGACATCTCAGGTGGGAAGATTATTAGGATCTAATTTCCTTCATAGAGTCCACTCGGCACATGGAACTCTAATTATTGAAAATGGCCACCGTGGATACGCAACTGAGGAAGAACTTGAGAAGGTAAGTGCCGAAACAATACTAAAATATCACGTCAAAGGGAGATCCTGTTTCCTTTGTCCAATAGCATGTACCAGATCAATATACATGGAGAGTGAAAAGTATGGACTGATAAAAGGGAGAGGCCCAGAATACTATTCAATCCAATCCCTCACATATAGGGCCGGGGGATGGGATACAGAGGCCGGGATCTACCTGAACAAGCTTTGTGATGCATATGGAATTGATGCAACAACATTACCCTCCAACATCGCTTTTGCAATAGATTTGTATGAAAATGGAATAATAACAAAAGAACAAGTTGGAGGTCTAGAACTTACTTGGGGAAACTTTGAAGCAATAGAAGAAATCATAAAAAGTGTAGCTTACAGAAAAGGTAAGATTGGCGAACTCTTTGCAAAAAGTACAAAAGAGTTAATCAAAGAGTTTGGACCTGAGAGTGAATGGTATGCACTAGAAGTTAAAGGATTAACAATGCCCTCTAATGACCCCCGGGCTGGAAATGTCTACAACATGAGATATGCCATCGCCACCAGAGGTGCTGATCACCTGAGAGTTTCTGTGTTAAGCAGTGGAAGATCTTTGAAATGGGATGAACTCCCAGAAGACGAGGCAATGAGAGTATTTGTTCACTTTGAGACTTATGTAACATTAGTAAACCTCTTCGAAGTCTGTAATTGGGCCTATTCTTCATACACTTCCACGCCTGAAATTGCGGAAGTAAAAGAAAAAGGAATGTTTAAGATATATAACGCCGCAACTGGCCTTAATTTGACCCCTGAGGACTTTGCAAAAGCTGCTCATAGGACAATACTAACCGAAAGAGCAGAGAATGTAAGATACGGACTGCGCAGAGAACATGATTATCTCCCAAGAAGGGTCTTCGAAGAACCTCTTCCAATAAATGAGAAGGGGGACACCAAAATATTCCCACGTGAGAAGTTTGAGAAGCTACTCGATGCATATTATGCACTTAGAGGGCTCGATCCGAAGACTACAGCACCTAAACCACAGATTCTCAAAGAACTAGAAGTCCATGAAATCGAAGAAGATCTCAGAAAAAGAGGCCTTATTAAGGGGGGAGAAGAATGA
- a CDS encoding cyclase family protein has translation MFWDREKYQLIDLTLPIQPFMPDIVGYVKMTQWNHEQGARLNSVPTGINPIDFPPGPPFYEYHSQAWEELTLATHIGTHMDAPWHFFPTTENGKMKAKTIDEVPLEWCIGNGVVLDMTHKGPGELITEEDVKEALKKINYKLQPWDIVLIHTGWDKKWGTREYFEAHPGMSREATLYIIDQGVKVMGIDAFGFDRAFKVMGEEYKRTGDKSVLWPAHNVGREREYIHLERLANLDKIPKPTGFVVVLFPIKIEKASAGWVRAVAIVEKE, from the coding sequence TTGTTTTGGGACAGAGAAAAATATCAGTTAATTGATTTGACACTGCCAATACAGCCCTTTATGCCTGACATTGTAGGGTATGTAAAGATGACCCAATGGAACCATGAACAAGGTGCTAGGCTAAATTCAGTTCCCACAGGAATAAATCCTATAGACTTCCCTCCCGGACCACCATTTTATGAGTATCACTCACAAGCTTGGGAAGAATTAACTTTGGCTACTCACATCGGTACTCACATGGATGCTCCTTGGCATTTCTTTCCCACAACTGAAAATGGTAAAATGAAAGCAAAAACTATCGATGAGGTACCTCTTGAATGGTGTATTGGAAATGGAGTAGTCCTAGACATGACACATAAAGGGCCTGGAGAACTTATAACCGAAGAAGACGTGAAAGAAGCTTTGAAAAAAATTAATTACAAACTTCAACCATGGGACATCGTCTTAATTCATACTGGATGGGATAAGAAATGGGGAACAAGAGAGTATTTTGAAGCCCACCCAGGAATGAGCCGAGAAGCAACCCTTTACATAATTGACCAAGGCGTGAAAGTTATGGGGATTGATGCATTTGGATTTGATAGAGCATTTAAAGTAATGGGAGAAGAATACAAGAGAACTGGAGATAAAAGTGTTCTCTGGCCAGCCCACAATGTTGGAAGGGAAAGGGAATATATACATCTGGAAAGACTTGCAAACCTAGACAAAATACCAAAACCAACAGGTTTCGTAGTAGTTCTTTTCCCAATAAAGATTGAGAAAGCAAGTGCTGGATGGGTCAGAGCCGTTGCAATTGTTGAAAAAGAGTAA
- a CDS encoding MoaD/ThiS family protein has product MKLTLTYGGPFYEKIKKHKETLEIDKSPLTVQELVEMLFQRYPQLAEFFEDNPNKIFEFSTIIVRGRVLIPKDLPRVQLEDGEEVFFLPVVHGGAL; this is encoded by the coding sequence GTGAAACTAACTTTAACATATGGAGGACCATTTTACGAAAAAATAAAAAAACATAAGGAAACACTCGAAATAGATAAATCTCCTCTTACTGTTCAAGAGTTAGTTGAGATGCTCTTTCAAAGATACCCTCAACTGGCAGAGTTTTTTGAGGATAATCCTAATAAAATCTTTGAATTTTCAACTATCATTGTAAGAGGCCGGGTATTGATACCTAAAGACTTACCCAGAGTCCAATTAGAAGATGGAGAGGAAGTCTTCTTCCTACCAGTAGTACATGGCGGAGCTCTCTAA
- a CDS encoding PEP/pyruvate-binding domain-containing protein — protein MSIPEKYKKNILWFEDISKDDLSIVGGKGANLGELVSIGIRVPEGFVVTSTAFKNFMTQTGIWEEIQRLLRETKSITKPSEIKETAEKIQNMIISAKLDKNFEKELVEAYEKLCKIKKEKNTKVAVRSSATAEDLPSASFAGMQDTYLYVSTPESVIKHVKKCWASLYTPRAIVYRNQMNIPHENVYMAVVIQAMVRSKAAGVMFTVNPITGDENEIVIEGSWGLGEAVVSGRVIPDHFVVDKNTKRIIKKQIAEKTIRIDWDPYTQTVKELPVFPQFRKMPSINEKEIALLVEYAKKIEEHYGIFMDIEWAIDRYEDFPGKVKIVQARAETVWNVKKGKIQKPRVLKHKLRCKE, from the coding sequence ATGTCAATTCCTGAAAAATATAAGAAAAATATCCTGTGGTTTGAAGATATAAGTAAAGATGACTTAAGTATAGTTGGCGGAAAAGGTGCAAATCTTGGGGAACTGGTCTCCATAGGAATAAGAGTTCCAGAAGGGTTTGTGGTAACTTCAACGGCGTTCAAGAACTTTATGACACAAACTGGAATCTGGGAGGAGATCCAACGTCTGTTAAGAGAAACTAAAAGTATAACTAAGCCTTCTGAAATAAAAGAAACCGCTGAAAAAATACAGAACATGATAATCTCAGCAAAATTAGATAAAAACTTTGAAAAAGAGTTAGTTGAGGCTTATGAAAAACTTTGCAAAATAAAAAAAGAAAAAAACACTAAAGTGGCTGTAAGAAGTTCAGCAACTGCTGAAGATTTACCAAGTGCCAGTTTTGCTGGCATGCAAGATACATATTTGTATGTCTCAACCCCAGAGAGTGTGATTAAACACGTGAAAAAGTGCTGGGCAAGTCTTTACACTCCGAGAGCTATTGTATACAGAAATCAGATGAACATCCCCCACGAAAATGTGTACATGGCAGTGGTTATCCAGGCTATGGTGCGTTCTAAAGCCGCTGGAGTTATGTTCACAGTAAATCCCATTACTGGAGATGAAAATGAGATAGTGATTGAAGGAAGCTGGGGATTAGGAGAAGCGGTTGTGAGTGGAAGAGTAATCCCAGACCACTTTGTAGTGGATAAAAACACTAAACGGATTATAAAGAAGCAGATTGCAGAAAAGACTATAAGAATCGACTGGGACCCTTACACTCAAACCGTGAAAGAGCTTCCTGTATTTCCACAATTCAGAAAAATGCCTTCAATCAATGAGAAAGAGATAGCACTACTTGTGGAATATGCTAAAAAGATTGAGGAGCATTATGGCATCTTTATGGATATTGAATGGGCAATAGACAGATACGAAGATTTCCCAGGAAAAGTTAAAATTGTACAGGCCCGAGCGGAAACAGTTTGGAATGTCAAAAAGGGAAAAATCCAAAAACCGAGAGTGCTGAAACATAAATTGAGGTGTAAGGAGTGA
- a CDS encoding DUF1097 family protein produces MAVVKQRIPLWIATPITVAVATPFATRLGAWGLPVWISFIVWAEYFVFGANVEALKMIGYGFLYGCIMTAFWLASSLALAPSLGFDIAFIITNFIWVGIVVYTLKYPSIGKAVLAIFNGISMTLAVYFTGALPPVEVGSYAATFVAAFWTLVAGYFGAFLGWFNVTITFPQTVEE; encoded by the coding sequence ATGGCTGTTGTAAAGCAAAGGATACCCCTCTGGATAGCCACTCCTATAACTGTAGCGGTAGCAACTCCATTTGCAACAAGATTGGGGGCTTGGGGACTCCCCGTGTGGATTAGCTTTATTGTTTGGGCTGAGTATTTTGTGTTTGGAGCAAATGTAGAAGCATTGAAAATGATTGGGTATGGTTTCCTTTATGGCTGCATTATGACGGCCTTTTGGCTAGCCTCATCCCTTGCATTGGCACCATCACTAGGCTTTGATATTGCATTTATCATCACGAACTTCATTTGGGTTGGTATTGTGGTATATACCCTAAAGTATCCCAGTATAGGAAAAGCCGTTCTAGCAATATTTAACGGAATTTCAATGACGCTTGCTGTGTATTTCACTGGAGCTTTGCCCCCAGTGGAGGTAGGCTCGTACGCTGCCACTTTTGTTGCGGCCTTTTGGACACTAGTAGCAGGATACTTCGGTGCGTTCTTAGGATGGTTTAACGTCACAATAACATTTCCACAGACTGTAGAAGAGTGA
- a CDS encoding acetamidase/formamidase family protein, whose protein sequence is MVSEEEIFNDLQTNGIIGPHSKMLGPVADGGRIIFITAPGCWGPMITPTLRGGHEVNVPVAVEGAKVGDGLVMRIKSIKVLSKAASSGVDTVREGAFVGDPYVAKKCPSCNDPWPEFEIIGIGEDAIRCKHCGSPASPFKMVNGYTMVLDHNLGVGVTVNKETAEMIAQEAWEWHSLPKNSKQVPILIFAKADIVGVPSRIRPFLGQFGTVPAVDIPDSHNAGDFGSFLINAPHPYAITKEEYETKLTDGHLDIDAVREGAIIIAPVKVDGGGVYAGDAHAMQGDGEVAGHTTDISAESVIEVSVIKNLNLDGPILLPPEEDLPPLVKPWRKDEWERVQTLAKKFGIEPEPVAPVQIIGSGPTINEAAMRGFERAAKLFEMSIEEVRNRVTISGAVEIGRLPGIVQVSMQVPLSILEKMGIDELVVKHYKLPF, encoded by the coding sequence ATGGTTTCCGAAGAAGAGATTTTTAATGACCTACAAACAAACGGGATTATTGGACCGCACTCCAAAATGCTTGGGCCTGTGGCAGATGGGGGGAGAATAATCTTCATTACGGCACCCGGATGCTGGGGCCCAATGATAACACCAACCCTTAGGGGAGGCCACGAAGTTAACGTTCCTGTTGCCGTTGAAGGAGCAAAAGTTGGTGATGGACTAGTAATGCGAATAAAGAGCATAAAAGTTCTCTCAAAAGCAGCCTCTTCGGGTGTTGATACGGTTAGGGAGGGAGCTTTTGTTGGTGATCCATACGTGGCTAAGAAATGTCCCTCATGTAACGATCCCTGGCCTGAGTTCGAAATAATTGGGATTGGAGAAGACGCTATACGGTGCAAACACTGTGGTTCTCCAGCATCACCGTTTAAAATGGTTAACGGATATACCATGGTTCTTGACCACAATCTCGGTGTTGGAGTTACAGTAAACAAAGAGACCGCTGAAATGATAGCTCAAGAAGCTTGGGAATGGCATTCCTTACCCAAAAACTCAAAGCAGGTTCCAATTTTGATCTTTGCCAAAGCCGATATAGTTGGAGTCCCATCAAGAATAAGACCATTTTTGGGACAGTTTGGAACAGTCCCTGCTGTTGATATACCAGACTCACATAATGCAGGAGATTTTGGTTCATTCTTGATAAACGCGCCCCACCCCTATGCGATAACTAAAGAGGAATATGAGACTAAACTCACAGACGGTCACTTAGATATTGACGCAGTTAGGGAAGGAGCAATAATAATAGCCCCAGTGAAGGTCGATGGAGGAGGTGTTTATGCTGGAGATGCTCATGCAATGCAAGGAGATGGAGAAGTAGCAGGCCACACGACAGATATAAGTGCCGAGAGTGTTATAGAGGTTTCAGTCATTAAGAACCTGAATCTAGACGGTCCAATCCTATTGCCCCCAGAAGAAGACTTACCCCCACTGGTTAAACCTTGGAGAAAAGACGAATGGGAAAGGGTACAAACTTTAGCCAAAAAGTTCGGAATTGAACCCGAACCGGTTGCACCAGTCCAAATAATAGGCTCTGGACCTACAATAAATGAAGCCGCAATGAGAGGCTTTGAGAGGGCCGCAAAGCTCTTTGAAATGAGCATTGAGGAAGTTAGGAACAGAGTTACCATAAGTGGTGCTGTAGAGATTGGTAGACTTCCAGGGATAGTGCAAGTTTCCATGCAAGTACCTTTAAGTATACTTGAAAAGATGGGTATAGATGAACTAGTTGTCAAACATTACAAATTACCCTTCTAG
- a CDS encoding class I SAM-dependent methyltransferase — protein sequence MEIGVYDGENAKNMIEAAKESFPPKEIEYYGFDYFEDERLYRRVYKKLEETGCRFKLFQGDSKVTLPQHVEELPIMDLIFIDGGKSYETAKSDWENCKKLMGKHTVVFVHNYEFPGVKRMVDEIPRDEYIVEIIHPSDDYATARIRKKL from the coding sequence ATGGAGATCGGCGTATACGACGGAGAGAATGCAAAAAACATGATTGAAGCAGCTAAGGAAAGTTTTCCTCCCAAAGAGATAGAGTATTATGGATTTGACTATTTTGAAGATGAACGACTGTACCGGAGGGTCTATAAAAAGTTGGAAGAAACGGGGTGTAGGTTTAAGCTATTTCAGGGAGATTCTAAGGTTACCCTCCCCCAACATGTAGAGGAACTTCCAATAATGGATTTAATATTTATTGATGGTGGGAAATCCTATGAAACTGCAAAAAGCGACTGGGAAAACTGCAAGAAACTAATGGGGAAGCATACGGTGGTGTTTGTTCATAACTACGAATTTCCAGGGGTTAAACGAATGGTAGATGAAATTCCTAGGGATGAGTATATTGTGGAAATAATTCATCCCTCAGACGACTACGCAACTGCAAGGATTAGGAAAAAGTTGTAA
- a CDS encoding CGP-CTERM-anchored Cys-rich protein translates to MRWVILIVGLLFFLPLASACYNPMDSLAVEVYLNKPWLSYDLTSLTHAKNVLIEDEGIVYRSHYDNRVAVILKEQDGFLRIRIQIPAKSFNLTYAHASFVTPLLISQEEVEKAKKLGWNVNNLTFRKGNLLVQINTGRGNECRSDFDCATGGCSGEVCTTRDKAEEIATPCIYAEWYDCLRLTQCGCVNGFCTWEPNEEFEKCLKEHNMDPSKAIKVPSAEIWMADYNKERPSEEDLGEIKKLLDVFGVSCALRDLTFKTEVTNFPVGVVDPYSFDFKQALRVELEWLRDVGIIKIENEDIRAIVESAEMGKAGYNSHIGWYEKEGKYSWVAYDESDNPLLLRCVGQPFELKLPEGEVELSQTTSTPQVYQGVCGPGILVVLMLVSLMRRKRL, encoded by the coding sequence ATGCGGTGGGTAATACTTATTGTGGGCTTACTCTTCTTTCTCCCCTTGGCGAGTGCATGCTATAACCCAATGGATTCTCTAGCAGTTGAGGTTTATCTCAACAAGCCGTGGCTTTCTTATGACTTAACTTCCCTCACGCATGCGAAGAATGTTTTGATAGAAGATGAGGGAATAGTTTACCGTTCTCATTATGATAATAGGGTTGCAGTTATATTGAAGGAGCAAGATGGGTTTTTACGGATCAGGATCCAGATCCCAGCGAAGAGTTTTAACCTCACATATGCACATGCTTCTTTTGTGACTCCCTTGCTGATTTCCCAGGAAGAAGTTGAGAAAGCTAAAAAGCTCGGGTGGAATGTGAATAACCTTACTTTCAGAAAGGGGAATTTGCTTGTGCAGATAAACACTGGAAGAGGCAACGAATGTCGCAGTGATTTTGATTGTGCCACAGGAGGATGTTCTGGAGAAGTATGCACAACAAGAGACAAAGCCGAAGAAATAGCTACCCCTTGTATATATGCAGAGTGGTACGATTGTTTAAGGTTAACTCAATGTGGCTGTGTAAATGGTTTCTGCACGTGGGAGCCAAATGAAGAATTTGAAAAGTGCTTAAAAGAGCACAACATGGACCCATCGAAGGCCATCAAAGTTCCAAGCGCCGAGATTTGGATGGCAGATTACAACAAAGAGAGGCCAAGCGAGGAAGATTTGGGGGAAATAAAGAAGTTGCTTGATGTGTTTGGAGTGTCATGTGCGCTTAGGGATTTAACTTTTAAGACTGAAGTTACTAATTTTCCTGTAGGAGTTGTCGATCCTTATTCCTTTGACTTCAAGCAGGCCCTTAGGGTTGAACTTGAATGGCTCAGAGATGTAGGAATTATTAAAATTGAGAACGAAGACATTAGGGCGATTGTTGAGTCTGCTGAGATGGGTAAAGCAGGTTATAACTCTCACATAGGCTGGTATGAAAAGGAAGGGAAATACTCATGGGTTGCTTATGATGAGAGCGATAATCCGCTTTTGCTTAGGTGTGTTGGCCAGCCCTTTGAGCTTAAGCTTCCTGAGGGTGAGGTAGAACTTTCCCAGACTACTTCTACCCCGCAGGTATATCAAGGTGTTTGTGGCCCGGGGATTTTGGTTGTACTCATGTTGGTGAGCTTAATGCGCAGGAAGAGACTTTGA
- a CDS encoding EVE domain-containing protein, which translates to MTYWLCITNRDNWNVIKKRNIWGVPKRHKNTIAKVKPGDELIFYVKQERKEKQILEPKIVGIFEVVSEPYTDSTKIFKSPPHLNETYPLRVKIKPIKLGEVDFKQLIPKLKFITNKRKWSGHLMGKAMREIPEEDYKLIEKLL; encoded by the coding sequence ATGACATACTGGCTCTGCATTACAAATCGTGACAATTGGAATGTGATTAAAAAGAGAAACATCTGGGGTGTGCCAAAGAGGCACAAGAACACTATAGCCAAAGTTAAGCCCGGTGACGAGCTCATCTTCTACGTTAAGCAAGAGAGAAAAGAAAAGCAGATCCTAGAACCAAAAATCGTCGGGATTTTTGAAGTTGTAAGCGAACCTTACACTGATTCAACCAAGATCTTCAAAAGCCCACCACATCTGAACGAAACTTACCCATTAAGAGTCAAAATCAAACCAATAAAGCTTGGAGAGGTTGACTTCAAACAATTAATTCCAAAATTAAAATTCATAACAAACAAGAGAAAGTGGAGCGGCCACTTGATGGGCAAAGCTATGAGAGAAATTCCAGAAGAAGACTACAAACTAATCGAAAAGCTGCTTTAA
- a CDS encoding SprT family zinc-dependent metalloprotease yields MGLNYKIITRNVKYPRIEIDPLGEIKVIVPPNMDPTEVIKQKEKWIKSKLKEINDLRAQFANFSTKFLLNGEFYSMIKGEEFYVNPNFKAISLKEEDLKQLKIWLKTKLKLELDFKARLFASLLGIKYRKIYIRFQRTKWASCSAKGNLSFNLALMALPEYLRDYIIIHELVHLKVSKHNKKFWETVSIYHPDYKKAEAELRKYWLLLEWNEVWKKLREIK; encoded by the coding sequence GTGGGGTTAAACTATAAAATCATTACACGAAATGTAAAATACCCTAGAATTGAAATAGATCCTTTGGGTGAAATCAAGGTTATAGTTCCACCAAATATGGATCCTACCGAAGTTATAAAGCAAAAAGAGAAATGGATAAAATCAAAGCTAAAGGAAATTAACGATCTAAGAGCACAGTTTGCTAATTTTTCCACCAAATTTCTTCTTAATGGTGAGTTTTATTCCATGATTAAAGGAGAAGAGTTTTACGTGAATCCCAATTTCAAAGCGATCTCATTAAAAGAAGAAGACTTAAAACAGCTAAAAATCTGGCTTAAAACAAAGCTTAAACTGGAATTAGACTTCAAAGCACGCTTATTTGCTTCATTATTGGGAATCAAATATCGAAAAATATACATTCGTTTCCAACGAACAAAATGGGCTAGTTGCTCAGCAAAAGGAAATCTAAGCTTCAATTTGGCACTAATGGCACTGCCAGAATATCTAAGAGATTATATAATAATCCATGAGCTTGTTCACCTAAAGGTATCTAAACATAATAAAAAATTTTGGGAAACAGTTAGCATCTATCATCCAGATTACAAAAAAGCAGAAGCTGAGCTAAGAAAATACTGGCTCCTTTTGGAATGGAACGAGGTCTGGAAAAAACTAAGAGAAATCAAATAA